Part of the Triticum urartu cultivar G1812 chromosome 2, Tu2.1, whole genome shotgun sequence genome, TAGATTCCACTCCAGTCTCCTGGTTCCTTCTTTAAAATCTGTTGTCTGTCCAACTGCTCCAGCTTCCAGTTCAAAACTTGCCCTGCAAAGTAATTCCATAATGCAACCCTTTAACCAATTATCACAAGCAGAATTTAATGTTTAAACTTTGTCTGAACTCAAAAGGACAAAATAAAGCTGCAACTGACCTCATTGTGTAAGAGGGCACTGGCATCTGTACTGTGATTGTGTTGGCAGTGACATTTGCAGGAAAGTCTGCCCGAATTTTCAGTAGAACTTCAGCCTGTGTAACATAAACCAAGATCTTGAATCAAGATACACCAATATCGAAATATTAATTTTATCagcacctcaaaaacacaaaatACCTTACCCTAGATGGGCCAGCTTCTTCAATTAGTGCAGTTACACGGAAGGGTGGCTTAAATTCTTGAGTCATCCGGTAGTTCATCACTGGAAATTCTCCATCAGGTGGTATCTACTCATTGGTAAATATGATGGTCAAATTTTGCTGCTGTGCATATTTGGaagaaaaaaggaagaaaaaacaAATCATATCAGTAGTACTTACTAAATGCAGAGTTCTGTCAATGTCAAAACTGTCGAGCTGCACTGACTCATGGAAGTTACAATCATCAAGAACAACGGATCCTCCTCCAGAAGAACTTCTGTAATCTGGTATCAAGCATTTGTAGTATTGTTAATTCACAAGATGTAAGAATAAAGTGATGGTAACCAGATCAAATTTACACGATAGCAACAGCACATCAAACTCACTTTGTTCAAGTGGTAAAAAGCTATAGTGAATACCAAATCTCGGTTAAGATAGGAATTGTTAATAAGACAAAATGCAAATAGAAGGTCTCCACTGATATTAATGATTAAATGTATCCATTGAATAACCCATTAAGAAAAAACTTAACACGTTTTCAACACTATGAGCACAAGATCAAGAACAGCGAAGAAACATAAAATCCAGGTCGTGCTTATAGACATCCAGCAATCAATGAAAGTAGTAGTATAACATTTTCAGGTGATTAAAGGAAGAAAAGTTAACAGCCGTACCATGTGTAGAAGAGCTATTCTTTCCAATGCCCAAATCCTCATTCAGAGCTAGACGGATTTCTGGATTTCCACTAAGGTAACTTTTCATTTGGATGGTTCCATCAATCTCAGAGGTAAGTATATAACCCTGTATAATGAAATTTTAAATAGAAGATAGTAAGCACATGAAAGTACTACTGCTGCATTAGAACAAAGCATGTATTCATCCTGGTTAATATATCACGATAAACAAGATAACAAAACAAACTGCCATTTAACTACTCAGGAGTAGGATCATCATATGTGGTGCCTCACAAAGTGCAAGTATCCCATTTGAGCTATTCAGAACCAAAAGGTCATGTCGTCCCTATCCCATGGATTTGGAATTTTACAGTAAGAGGCAACAAGATGACATCTTATGCATGTCCAATTTTAAGTTGTAAACACAAAGATACTAGTAGGACAAGAAACTGACAGTAAAGAGAATCCACTAACCATACTAACTATAAGCAGCAACTTGAACTACTTAGTAATCACGGCCAGTTCTTTTGggcggcttaaaaaataagcTGCCTCTCcccggcttaaaaaataagccgcCTCTAAAATTTGTTGAGACTTCTAAATTAGTTATTACATAACTAGTTTAGAAGCCCCAATGAATAAGAGAGGCGGCTTATGAGAAAAAAGCTGGGGAGGAGGCGGCTTATTTTTTAAGctgccaaaagaactggccctaatTAATACTACAGAACTGCAACATGTTTGAGATTTCAGGTCaggaagaagaaaaggaaaaacaaCAAGGTATGTGTATATCATAACTTACACTAGAGCTGAATGTCACACTTATTTTTTCAATGATATCAACAAAAATCTCCTCCCTCTTTTTCCCACCAGGCTCATTAGCAACGACAGATTTTGTCACAGCCGTACCCGGCATTCGCTTCGTGCCTTGCTGCATTAGACAATTTGTCAAATTAAACTATGAGATTAACAAAGTAAAATGGTGAGTAGCACACTGCTTGGTCAAGTGAGACCCTAAAGCCATGTTTTCTCGGAATAATAGGCAGAAGTTTTACCATGAACATAGCAGCAGGACCAAGTGGTGGCAACCGTCCGGCATCAACCATGATTGGCTCATTAAAT contains:
- the LOC125536211 gene encoding AP-4 complex subunit mu — encoded protein: MISQFFVLSQRGDHIVFRDYRGEVPKGSAEIFFRKVKFWNEDEAEEAPPVFNIDGVNYVHVKVAGLFFVVTTMVNISPSLLLELLQRIARVTKDYLGVLNEDSLRKNFILVYELLDEVIDFGYPQTTSTEALKSYIFNEPIMVDAGRLPPLGPAAMFMQGTKRMPGTAVTKSVVANEPGGKKREEIFVDIIEKISVTFSSSGYILTSEIDGTIQMKSYLSGNPEIRLALNEDLGIGKNSSSTHDYRSSSGGGSVVLDDCNFHESVQLDSFDIDRTLHLIPPDGEFPVMNYRMTQEFKPPFRVTALIEEAGPSRAEVLLKIRADFPANVTANTITVQMPVPSYTMRASFELEAGAVGQTTDFKEGTRRLEWNLKKIVGGSEHTLRAKLTFSQETHGNLTKEAGPVNMNFTIPMYNASKLQVRYLQIAKKSKTYNPYRWVRYVTQANSYVARL